One Thermus sp. CCB_US3_UF1 DNA window includes the following coding sequences:
- a CDS encoding cytochrome c3 family protein: MRRRNRRVKLLFWGAVGGVFALLVVIFSGVAVGAFEQRILPVDQPVPFSHAFHAGGLGLSCRYCHAAVEHAPYAGLPPTETCMTCHTFVKPNSPNLALVQRSWETGEPLRWNRVINLPDFVYFHHGAHVAKGVGCAECHGRVDQMAVVYQPQAFTMKFCLSCHRQPEARLRPREQVFNMAYQPDPELGPKLKALYRIRSAEALTSCNTCHR; encoded by the coding sequence ATGCGCAGGCGCAACCGTCGGGTCAAGTTGCTGTTTTGGGGTGCCGTGGGAGGGGTTTTTGCCCTCCTGGTGGTGATCTTTTCTGGGGTGGCCGTGGGGGCCTTTGAGCAGCGCATCCTGCCCGTGGACCAGCCTGTGCCCTTCAGCCACGCCTTTCACGCCGGGGGCCTGGGCCTTTCCTGCCGCTACTGCCACGCAGCCGTGGAACACGCTCCCTACGCCGGCCTTCCCCCCACGGAAACCTGCATGACCTGCCATACCTTCGTCAAGCCCAACAGCCCCAACCTGGCCCTGGTGCAGAGGAGCTGGGAAACGGGAGAGCCCCTGCGCTGGAACAGGGTCATCAACCTGCCGGATTTCGTCTACTTCCATCACGGGGCCCACGTGGCCAAGGGGGTGGGGTGCGCGGAGTGCCACGGGCGGGTGGACCAGATGGCGGTGGTGTACCAGCCCCAGGCCTTCACCATGAAGTTCTGCCTTTCCTGCCACCGCCAGCCCGAGGCCCGCCTAAGGCCCCGGGAACAGGTGTTCAACATGGCCTACCAGCCGGATCCGGAGCTGGGGCCAAAGCTCAAGGCCCTCTACCGGATCCGTTCCGCCGAGGCCCTGACCAGCTGCAACACCTGCCACCGCTAG
- a CDS encoding TetR/AcrR family transcriptional regulator translates to MKGKGRCGRLGDVAATVSPPGALAKDKKRAILQATLAVLRERGLSGLKMEEVARRAEVGKGTIYLYFRDKRDLLKALVEERTRDFYQEVEEVVRLRAPFFVRLEALLQKRLAWVEEWRGLWAAVAREAVEDPTPWLKGLHQRYLDLLEELVQSGQKEGAVRPELSPKATAAVIAALGCSPLLEVEAYVEHLLLVLRKGVSP, encoded by the coding sequence ATGAAAGGGAAAGGGCGGTGTGGTAGACTTGGGGACGTGGCCGCGACGGTATCCCCCCCGGGGGCGCTTGCCAAGGACAAAAAGCGGGCCATCCTCCAGGCCACCTTGGCGGTCCTTCGGGAGCGGGGGCTTTCCGGGCTGAAGATGGAGGAGGTGGCCCGGAGGGCCGAGGTGGGCAAGGGCACCATCTACCTCTATTTCCGCGACAAGCGGGACCTCCTGAAGGCCCTGGTGGAGGAGCGCACCAGGGATTTCTACCAGGAAGTGGAGGAGGTGGTGCGCCTGCGGGCGCCCTTTTTTGTGCGCCTCGAGGCCCTTTTACAAAAGCGCCTGGCCTGGGTGGAGGAGTGGCGGGGCCTCTGGGCGGCGGTAGCCCGGGAAGCGGTGGAGGACCCCACCCCCTGGCTCAAAGGGCTCCACCAACGCTACCTGGACCTGCTGGAGGAGTTGGTGCAAAGCGGCCAAAAGGAAGGCGCCGTGCGGCCTGAGCTTTCCCCCAAGGCCACCGCCGCGGTGATCGCGGCCTTAGGGTGTAGCCCCTTGCTGGAGGTGGAAGCCTACGTGGAGCACCTCCTCTTGGTGCTCCGGAAAGGAGTCTCGCCGTGA
- the nrfD gene encoding NrfD/PsrC family molybdoenzyme membrane anchor subunit, whose amino-acid sequence MAKEPHPDQDLIQGEWTERSLVEKLLEPVEKPPPKPWRVVAAVGFALTLAWLYAIFVTFVRGLGTWGINQPVAWGYDIVHFVWWIGIGHAGTLISAILVLMRQNWRDSLNRVTEAMTLFAVLCAATYPLIHMGRPQHFYWVMPYPTHMALWPQYKSPLSWDVLAIMTYLTISTLFLYLGLIPDLALLRERSTGWRKRLYGWLSLGWTGNAVHWSRYRAVYVLLAGLATPVVISVHSVVSMDFAYGLVPGWHLTVFPPFFAAGAIYSGFAMALTLIIPLRRWYGLQGVITERHLDWMAKVTLASGLGVAYIYLLEIFIAWYSGEPAEWAQQLWRMTGPYAPYYWAMMLINVVLLQTLWFPRFRRNLTWLFLFSLLANVGMWLERFVIVVISLSHDFLPGNFHLYAPTWVDWTLFLGTLGFFLFGLALFIRLFPPIAVAEMVHLFHKLRGH is encoded by the coding sequence ATGGCTAAGGAACCCCACCCGGACCAAGACCTCATCCAGGGGGAGTGGACGGAAAGGAGCCTGGTGGAAAAGCTCCTGGAGCCCGTGGAGAAGCCCCCGCCCAAGCCCTGGCGGGTGGTGGCGGCGGTGGGCTTCGCCCTCACCCTGGCCTGGCTTTACGCCATCTTCGTCACCTTCGTAAGGGGTCTCGGCACCTGGGGCATCAACCAGCCCGTGGCCTGGGGGTACGATATCGTCCACTTCGTCTGGTGGATCGGCATCGGCCACGCGGGGACCCTGATCAGCGCCATCCTGGTCCTCATGCGCCAGAACTGGCGCGACTCCCTGAACCGGGTCACGGAGGCCATGACCCTCTTCGCCGTCCTCTGCGCCGCCACCTACCCCCTGATCCACATGGGCCGCCCCCAGCACTTCTACTGGGTCATGCCCTACCCCACCCACATGGCCCTCTGGCCCCAGTACAAAAGCCCCCTTTCCTGGGACGTGCTGGCCATCATGACCTACCTCACCATCTCCACCCTCTTCCTCTACCTGGGCCTGATCCCCGACCTGGCCCTCCTCCGGGAGAGGAGCACGGGCTGGCGGAAGCGGCTTTACGGCTGGCTTTCCCTGGGCTGGACCGGGAACGCGGTGCACTGGAGCCGCTACCGGGCGGTGTACGTCCTCCTGGCGGGCCTGGCCACCCCGGTGGTCATCTCCGTGCACTCCGTGGTGAGCATGGACTTCGCCTACGGCCTGGTGCCCGGCTGGCACCTCACGGTCTTCCCCCCCTTCTTCGCCGCCGGGGCCATCTATTCGGGCTTCGCCATGGCCCTGACCCTCATCATCCCCCTCAGGCGGTGGTACGGGCTGCAGGGGGTCATCACCGAGCGCCACCTGGACTGGATGGCCAAGGTAACCCTGGCCTCGGGCCTGGGGGTGGCCTACATCTACCTCCTGGAGATCTTCATCGCCTGGTACAGCGGGGAGCCCGCGGAGTGGGCCCAGCAGCTTTGGCGGATGACCGGGCCTTACGCCCCCTACTACTGGGCCATGATGCTCATCAACGTGGTCCTGCTCCAGACCCTTTGGTTCCCCCGTTTCCGCCGGAACCTCACCTGGCTTTTCCTCTTCTCCCTCTTGGCCAACGTGGGCATGTGGCTGGAGCGGTTCGTCATCGTGGTCATCAGCCTTTCCCACGATTTCCTGCCGGGGAACTTCCACCTCTACGCCCCCACCTGGGTGGACTGGACCCTGTTCCTGGGCACCCTGGGCTTCTTCCTCTTCGGGTTGGCCCTTTTCATCCGCCTTTTCCCCCCCATCGCCGTGGCGGAGATGGTCCACCTGTTCCACAAGCTGCGCGGGCACTAG
- the ispE gene encoding 4-(cytidine 5'-diphospho)-2-C-methyl-D-erythritol kinase, producing MERVAVAKINLGLSLLGRRPDGYHELHTLFAALSFGDRLYLEPLPEGIEFRGRYGRRNLAYRAAEAYLERAGWPGGVRIVLEKALPEGAGLGGGSSDAAQVLLALKELYPAEVDLGALALSLGADVPFFLMGGGAEARGVGERLRPLALPPLPVVVFAPGLRLATPRVYGEVKPHDFGPELPVAEILRALAQGEEPPYWNALEGPAFRLHPELRGVKARLRALGLKGVLMSGSGSAFFGLAEGEEHARKAVATLRLQGYARWGILGGGHALP from the coding sequence ATGGAACGGGTAGCGGTGGCCAAGATCAACCTGGGCCTCTCCCTCCTGGGCCGGAGGCCCGACGGCTACCACGAGCTCCACACCCTTTTCGCCGCCCTTTCCTTTGGCGACCGCCTCTATCTGGAACCCCTCCCCGAAGGGATAGAGTTCCGCGGGCGCTACGGGCGCAGGAACCTGGCCTACCGGGCGGCGGAGGCTTACCTGGAAAGGGCGGGGTGGCCCGGGGGGGTGCGCATCGTCTTGGAAAAGGCCCTGCCCGAGGGGGCGGGCCTGGGCGGGGGGAGCTCGGACGCGGCCCAGGTGCTCCTGGCCCTTAAGGAGCTCTACCCGGCGGAAGTGGACCTGGGCGCCCTGGCCCTTTCCTTGGGGGCGGATGTGCCCTTTTTCCTGATGGGGGGCGGGGCGGAGGCCCGGGGGGTGGGGGAAAGGCTAAGGCCCCTCGCCCTGCCCCCCTTGCCCGTGGTGGTCTTCGCCCCGGGTCTGCGCCTGGCCACGCCCCGGGTCTATGGGGAGGTGAAGCCCCACGATTTCGGCCCCGAGCTTCCCGTGGCCGAGATCCTCCGCGCCCTAGCCCAAGGAGAGGAGCCCCCCTACTGGAACGCCCTGGAGGGCCCGGCCTTCCGCCTCCACCCCGAGCTCCGGGGGGTGAAGGCCCGCCTCCGGGCCCTGGGCCTTAAGGGGGTGTTGATGTCGGGTTCGGGCAGCGCCTTCTTTGGCCTGGCCGAGGGGGAGGAGCACGCCAGGAAGGCCGTGGCCACCCTCAGGCTTCAGGGGTACGCCCGCTGGGGTATCCTGGGGGGTGGCCATGCGCTCCCTTGA
- a CDS encoding undecaprenyl-diphosphate phosphatase yields MGRVSAWEALLLGFVEGLTEFLPVSSTGHLTLLFHLLGLPVESDDFLKTFLIAIQLGAILAVLLLYGRRFAVDRALWLRLGVAFLPTAAMGFLLYPFIKGVVLGQDGIVVFFLFFVGLALLFADRLAERARYGDVLELPLARVAWIGFFQGLAALFPGTSRSGATILGGLLLGLKRRAAAEFSFLLALPTMLAAVGYDLLKSAPSIPPGGWSLLLLGFASALLTALLTVRGMLFLVERLGFRPFAYYRMALALAYAYFFLR; encoded by the coding sequence ATGGGCCGCGTGAGCGCTTGGGAAGCCCTTCTCCTGGGGTTCGTGGAGGGCCTTACGGAGTTCCTGCCCGTCTCCTCCACGGGCCACCTGACCCTCCTCTTCCACCTTCTCGGCCTGCCGGTGGAAAGCGATGACTTTTTGAAAACCTTTCTCATCGCCATCCAGCTGGGGGCCATCCTGGCCGTCCTGCTCCTCTATGGGCGGCGCTTTGCCGTGGACCGGGCCCTTTGGCTGCGCCTCGGGGTGGCCTTTTTGCCCACGGCGGCCATGGGCTTCCTCCTCTACCCCTTCATCAAGGGGGTGGTCCTGGGCCAGGACGGGATCGTGGTCTTCTTCCTCTTTTTCGTGGGCCTGGCCCTCCTCTTCGCCGACCGCCTGGCGGAAAGGGCCCGCTACGGGGACGTATTGGAGCTTCCCCTGGCCCGGGTGGCCTGGATCGGGTTCTTCCAGGGCCTGGCCGCCCTTTTCCCCGGCACGAGCCGGAGCGGGGCCACCATCCTGGGGGGGCTCCTTTTGGGCCTGAAGCGCCGGGCGGCGGCGGAGTTCAGCTTCCTCCTTGCCCTGCCCACCATGCTGGCCGCCGTGGGGTACGACCTCCTGAAAAGCGCCCCCAGCATCCCCCCCGGGGGATGGAGCCTCCTCCTTCTGGGCTTTGCCTCCGCCCTCCTCACCGCCCTCCTCACGGTGCGGGGCATGCTCTTCCTGGTGGAGCGCTTGGGCTTCCGGCCCTTCGCCTACTACCGCATGGCCCTGGCCCTGGCCTACGCCTACTTCTTCCTACGCTAG
- the tsaE gene encoding tRNA (adenosine(37)-N6)-threonylcarbamoyltransferase complex ATPase subunit type 1 TsaE produces MRLLLSRTLKSLEDTQALAREVLPLLPPGALVALQGPLGAGKTTFVRFLAQALGFPGRVTSPTYTLIHTYPTPEGPLVHADLYRLEAQEALLPQLEAAGEEARLLLVEWGDPETLGAHFLLRLTPLGEARQAELWQLHPRQEEGV; encoded by the coding sequence ATGCGCCTCCTCCTTTCGCGCACCCTGAAGAGCCTCGAGGACACCCAGGCCCTGGCCCGGGAGGTCCTCCCCCTGCTGCCCCCGGGGGCCCTGGTAGCCCTCCAAGGCCCCTTGGGCGCGGGGAAGACCACCTTCGTCCGCTTCTTGGCCCAGGCCCTGGGCTTTCCAGGCCGGGTGACGAGCCCCACCTACACCCTGATCCACACCTACCCCACCCCGGAAGGCCCCCTGGTCCACGCGGACCTCTACCGCCTTGAGGCGCAAGAGGCCCTGCTGCCCCAGCTGGAGGCCGCCGGGGAGGAGGCCCGCCTCCTCCTGGTGGAATGGGGGGACCCCGAAACCTTAGGGGCCCATTTCCTCCTCCGCCTCACCCCCTTGGGCGAGGCCCGGCAGGCCGAGCTATGGCAGCTCCACCCCCGCCAGGAGGAGGGCGTCTAG
- a CDS encoding cyanophycinase — protein sequence MRQGFFALLTADPLRGALRPVEARLLEEARGQALFLVPYPLRDLAEAWRLAYRSLGLRQGRLLYLRRREEAFDPEVARSVAASPLVLLAAEGLPEFLDLIRGSLVLQALLEVHRQGGGVVALGEAAGLLGEAAFYPLEGEVRAALGLALLRGLALLPRVEERGRFLALSRLVADNPDLVGLGLRENTALRLLRGLGEVWAGEVTLVDAGGAEFTARGVKGLRVDVLAAGERFPLPAL from the coding sequence ATGCGTCAGGGGTTTTTCGCTCTGCTCACCGCAGACCCCTTGCGGGGGGCTTTGCGCCCGGTGGAGGCCCGCCTCCTGGAGGAGGCAAGGGGGCAGGCCCTTTTCCTGGTGCCCTACCCCTTGCGGGACCTGGCCGAGGCCTGGCGGCTTGCCTACCGGAGCCTGGGGCTGCGCCAGGGGCGGCTCCTTTACCTCAGGCGGCGGGAGGAGGCCTTTGACCCCGAGGTGGCCCGGTCCGTGGCGGCAAGCCCTCTGGTCCTCCTGGCCGCCGAGGGCCTGCCGGAGTTTCTGGATCTCATCCGGGGAAGCCTGGTCCTCCAGGCCCTTTTGGAGGTGCACCGCCAAGGGGGCGGGGTGGTGGCCCTGGGGGAGGCCGCCGGGCTTTTGGGCGAGGCCGCCTTCTACCCCCTAGAGGGGGAGGTGCGGGCCGCCCTGGGCCTGGCCCTCCTGCGGGGCCTGGCCCTGCTGCCCAGGGTGGAGGAGCGGGGGCGTTTTTTGGCCCTATCCCGCCTGGTGGCGGACAACCCCGACCTGGTGGGCCTGGGCCTGCGGGAAAACACCGCCTTGCGCCTCCTGCGGGGCCTGGGGGAGGTGTGGGCCGGGGAGGTGACCCTGGTGGATGCCGGCGGGGCCGAGTTCACCGCCCGGGGGGTCAAGGGGCTTCGGGTGGACGTCCTCGCCGCCGGGGAGCGCTTCCCTTTGCCCGCCCTTTAG
- a CDS encoding TlpA disulfide reductase family protein, translating to MLPQRALVFWFLLGLAWAVGPGQSLPGFTLWDPKGAPVTPATLKKPAVLVFWASWCPVCRAEFPGLHRVAEETKVPFYVISREPKDTREVVLEYMKAYPRFIPLLASDKDKPHEVANRFKVLGQPWTFVVDGEGKVVALFAGRAGREALLDALLLAGVELP from the coding sequence ATGCTCCCGCAAAGGGCCTTGGTCTTCTGGTTCCTGTTGGGTTTGGCCTGGGCGGTGGGGCCGGGGCAGAGCCTCCCTGGCTTCACCCTGTGGGATCCCAAGGGAGCCCCCGTGACCCCGGCCACCCTAAAGAAACCCGCGGTCTTGGTTTTTTGGGCCAGCTGGTGCCCGGTCTGCCGGGCCGAGTTCCCGGGCCTGCACCGGGTGGCCGAGGAGACCAAGGTCCCCTTTTACGTGATCAGCCGCGAGCCCAAGGACACCCGGGAGGTGGTCCTGGAGTACATGAAGGCCTACCCCCGGTTCATCCCCCTCCTGGCCTCGGACAAGGACAAGCCCCATGAGGTGGCCAACCGCTTCAAGGTTTTGGGCCAGCCCTGGACCTTCGTGGTGGACGGGGAGGGCAAGGTGGTGGCCCTTTTCGCCGGGCGGGCTGGGCGGGAAGCCCTCCTAGACGCCCTCCTCCTGGCGGGGGTGGAGCTGCCATAG
- the ispD gene encoding 2-C-methyl-D-erythritol 4-phosphate cytidylyltransferase: protein MGGVEVSVLIPAAGNGERLGLGPKAFLRVGGRTLLEWALSPFQGAAEVLVALPPGLKPPRGLRAVFLEGGKTRQESVARLLEAASLPLVLVHDVARPFVSRGLVERVLAAAQATGAAVPVLPLPDTLIRPEGEAYGEVVPREALRLVQTPQGFFTALLREAHAYARQRGIAATDDAQLVRALGYPVALVAGERTAFKITYPEDLPLAEALARTWNG from the coding sequence ATGGGGGGCGTGGAGGTTTCCGTCCTCATCCCCGCTGCCGGGAACGGGGAGCGGCTTGGCCTTGGGCCCAAGGCCTTCCTACGGGTGGGGGGGAGAACCCTTTTGGAATGGGCCCTTTCCCCTTTCCAGGGGGCGGCGGAGGTCCTGGTGGCCCTGCCCCCGGGCCTTAAGCCCCCCCGGGGCCTGCGGGCGGTCTTCCTGGAGGGGGGAAAGACCAGGCAGGAGTCCGTGGCCCGCCTCCTGGAGGCGGCAAGCCTCCCCCTAGTCCTGGTGCACGACGTGGCCCGTCCCTTCGTGAGCCGGGGCCTGGTGGAACGGGTGCTGGCCGCCGCCCAGGCCACGGGGGCGGCGGTGCCCGTCCTGCCCCTCCCCGACACCCTGATCCGCCCTGAGGGGGAGGCCTACGGGGAGGTGGTGCCCCGGGAGGCCCTGCGCCTGGTCCAGACCCCCCAGGGGTTCTTCACCGCCCTCCTGCGGGAGGCCCACGCCTACGCCCGTCAGCGGGGGATCGCCGCCACCGACGACGCCCAGCTGGTGCGGGCCCTGGGCTACCCCGTGGCCCTGGTGGCGGGGGAGAGGACGGCCTTCAAGATCACCTATCCCGAAGATCTGCCCCTGGCGGAGGCCCTGGCGCGGACATGGAACGGGTAG
- a CDS encoding CarD family transcriptional regulator — MKEFRPGDKVVLPPYGVGVVAGIAQRSVSGINRAYYQVDFPGSRSKAYVPVEAPQSVGMRRALSPEEVPVILDLLKNGRMPLPKQWAARHRKTSEILADGNPYRIAQMAGQLRAWELERGLPDLDRQALRRAIHLLAEEVSQTLEVTFQEAKRLFEEAWGEELN; from the coding sequence GTGAAAGAGTTCCGTCCCGGCGATAAGGTGGTCCTGCCCCCTTATGGGGTTGGCGTGGTGGCGGGCATAGCCCAGCGAAGCGTGAGCGGGATCAACCGGGCCTACTACCAGGTGGACTTTCCCGGTTCCCGTTCCAAGGCCTACGTACCCGTGGAGGCCCCCCAAAGCGTGGGGATGCGGCGGGCCCTCTCCCCGGAGGAGGTCCCGGTCATCCTGGACCTCCTGAAAAACGGCCGCATGCCCCTGCCCAAGCAGTGGGCCGCCCGGCACCGCAAGACCAGCGAGATCCTGGCGGACGGAAACCCTTACCGCATCGCCCAGATGGCGGGGCAGCTCCGGGCCTGGGAGCTGGAGCGGGGCCTGCCCGACCTGGACCGGCAGGCCCTGCGCCGGGCCATCCACCTCCTGGCCGAGGAGGTGTCCCAGACCTTGGAGGTGACCTTCCAGGAGGCCAAGCGCCTCTTTGAGGAAGCCTGGGGCGAGGAACTCAACTGA
- a CDS encoding metal-binding protein, whose product MPSGRVHEAINLTVLGGGAAAYLAQGGSPEAPEALAFALAYLAGTFLLSPDLDLADKGVRAQRRWGVLGVLWKPYGWLFRHRGLSHTWVLGPLTRLGYLLGLLWGLGALLQGLALSLGVGFAPRLPSWPKEVWGYALLGYYLSQWLHLVADGIWPDHDLKRLRRPR is encoded by the coding sequence ATGCCCTCGGGGCGCGTGCACGAGGCCATCAACCTGACGGTCCTGGGCGGAGGGGCGGCGGCCTATCTGGCCCAAGGGGGTTCTCCCGAGGCGCCGGAGGCCTTGGCCTTCGCCCTGGCCTACCTGGCCGGTACCTTCCTCCTCTCCCCGGACCTGGACCTGGCGGACAAGGGGGTGCGGGCCCAGCGCCGCTGGGGGGTGCTGGGGGTCTTGTGGAAGCCCTACGGGTGGCTCTTCCGCCACCGGGGGCTTTCCCACACCTGGGTGCTGGGGCCCTTGACCCGGCTTGGGTACCTGCTTGGGCTCCTCTGGGGGCTTGGGGCCTTGCTCCAAGGCCTGGCCCTTTCCCTGGGCGTGGGGTTTGCCCCAAGGCTTCCTTCCTGGCCCAAGGAGGTCTGGGGGTACGCCCTTTTGGGCTACTACCTTTCCCAGTGGCTGCACCTGGTGGCGGACGGGATCTGGCCCGACCACGACCTTAAGCGCTTGCGGCGGCCAAGGTGA
- a CDS encoding 4Fe-4S dicluster domain-containing protein — protein sequence MDAQRGFAEALEKALFREEFPFGPISRRGVLAMGLLALAACTPVVRRKGVPYVRQPEWVVEGGRAEFVTAFPHAGFAEAVRVKVYQERPLFLAPLEGAMGPYPLAGLYALYDPARRGRTPDWEGFYAAWRRALAEGETLLVLPRTTSPRLEGLLQKAQARFPNLRVARFEAWSLENVYLGTEILLGRRAWPVYAPEKAETVLLLDVDLHEHPAGHLWGQALSQRRLPPMNRLYAVESGSGLLGSLADHRLALKPSGVEAFLLDLARALGVLPGTPAGEYGGFLPALAEDLGRGGLVLPGVHLSPGAQALALAVNLALGAPLRLVEPPEGEAATPRAFLEAEGAERLVWAAEGPLPELKGKAFAASLSLYPREAPWSLPLAHPLEASGQHRDALGRLWTAQALVQPLWGGRSLEEVVAGLVGEELPALAPEEKRALAEGRPLEEARPLALAPRPGWAGRLPPLRLEAPLELTLRPDYSLYDGRYRENPYLQELPRPLTRLVWDGALLLGEEEAEALGVLGAIRERERRADPRRPLLRVQAGGREALLPLWPLPGMPRGSLVAPLSHFFHPQGVALAAQVALTGREYPLVSTQYHGYLGEVEAVKVLKEAEALKGEPKEEKRLSFYPPWPQGEHAWAMTVDLSRCLGCGLCVLACQVENNIPVVGKEEVRKGREMHWIRIDRYFTPEGVLHQPVMCQHCEKAPCEAVCPVAATEHSDEGLNLMVYNRCVGTKYCSANCPYKARRFNFFPYAEAFVGKGDPRKAKESPLALLMNPEVTVRSRGVMEKCTYCVQRIELSRAQAAQEGRKLRTGEVRTACQEVCPGRAIHFGDLLDPEDPIQAHRREGRHYTLLEEANTWPRTTYLAHLKNPHPRLAKEAKEVKEEGHG from the coding sequence ATGGACGCGCAACGCGGTTTTGCCGAGGCCCTGGAGAAGGCGCTCTTTCGGGAGGAGTTTCCCTTTGGCCCCATAAGCCGCCGGGGGGTATTGGCCATGGGGCTTCTGGCCCTGGCCGCCTGCACCCCGGTGGTGCGGCGCAAAGGGGTGCCTTACGTGCGCCAGCCGGAATGGGTGGTGGAAGGCGGGCGGGCGGAGTTCGTCACCGCCTTTCCCCACGCGGGCTTTGCCGAGGCGGTGCGGGTGAAGGTCTACCAGGAGCGCCCCCTTTTCCTGGCCCCCCTCGAGGGGGCCATGGGCCCTTACCCCCTGGCGGGCCTCTACGCCCTCTACGACCCCGCTCGCCGGGGAAGAACCCCAGACTGGGAGGGGTTTTACGCCGCCTGGCGCCGGGCCTTGGCGGAAGGGGAGACCCTTCTGGTCCTCCCCCGCACCACCTCCCCCCGGCTGGAAGGGCTCTTGCAAAAGGCCCAAGCCCGCTTTCCCAACCTAAGGGTGGCCCGGTTTGAGGCCTGGAGCCTGGAAAACGTCTACCTGGGGACGGAGATCCTCCTGGGCCGGCGGGCCTGGCCTGTCTACGCCCCGGAGAAGGCGGAGACCGTCCTCCTCCTGGACGTGGACCTGCACGAGCACCCCGCGGGCCACCTCTGGGGCCAGGCCCTAAGCCAAAGGCGCCTGCCCCCCATGAACCGCCTCTACGCCGTGGAAAGCGGGTCGGGGCTTTTGGGGAGCCTGGCCGACCACCGCTTGGCCCTGAAACCGAGCGGGGTGGAGGCCTTCCTCCTGGACCTGGCCCGGGCCCTGGGGGTGCTGCCGGGGACCCCTGCCGGGGAGTACGGGGGGTTCCTCCCCGCCCTGGCCGAGGACCTGGGGCGGGGAGGGCTGGTCCTTCCCGGGGTCCACCTGAGCCCTGGGGCCCAGGCCCTGGCCCTGGCGGTGAACCTGGCCCTAGGGGCCCCCCTGCGCCTGGTGGAGCCCCCGGAGGGGGAGGCCGCCACCCCCAGGGCCTTCCTGGAGGCCGAAGGGGCGGAGCGCCTGGTTTGGGCCGCCGAGGGTCCCCTGCCGGAGCTGAAGGGGAAGGCCTTCGCCGCCTCCCTTTCCCTCTACCCCCGGGAGGCCCCCTGGAGCCTGCCCCTGGCCCACCCCCTGGAGGCTTCGGGCCAGCACCGGGACGCCCTGGGCCGCCTCTGGACGGCCCAGGCCCTGGTCCAGCCCCTCTGGGGGGGGAGGAGCCTGGAGGAGGTGGTGGCGGGGCTGGTAGGGGAGGAGCTCCCCGCCCTTGCCCCTGAGGAGAAGCGGGCCCTGGCCGAGGGGCGGCCGCTGGAGGAGGCCAGGCCCCTGGCCCTGGCCCCTAGGCCAGGCTGGGCAGGCCGCCTTCCCCCCTTGCGCCTCGAGGCGCCCCTGGAGCTCACCCTGCGCCCCGACTACAGCCTCTACGACGGCCGCTACCGGGAAAACCCCTACCTGCAGGAGCTCCCTAGGCCCCTCACCCGCCTGGTCTGGGACGGGGCCCTCCTCCTGGGGGAGGAGGAAGCGGAGGCCCTGGGGGTGCTGGGGGCCATCCGGGAACGGGAGCGGCGGGCCGACCCCCGAAGGCCCCTCCTCCGGGTGCAGGCGGGCGGCCGGGAGGCCCTTCTGCCCCTCTGGCCCCTGCCCGGGATGCCCAGGGGCAGCCTGGTGGCCCCCCTCTCCCACTTCTTCCACCCCCAAGGGGTGGCCCTGGCCGCCCAGGTGGCCCTCACGGGCCGGGAGTATCCCTTGGTCTCCACCCAGTACCACGGGTACCTGGGGGAGGTGGAGGCGGTGAAGGTCCTGAAGGAGGCCGAGGCCCTAAAGGGGGAGCCCAAGGAGGAAAAGCGCCTTTCCTTCTACCCCCCTTGGCCCCAAGGCGAGCACGCCTGGGCCATGACCGTGGACCTTTCCCGCTGCCTGGGGTGTGGCCTCTGCGTCCTGGCCTGCCAGGTGGAGAACAACATCCCCGTGGTGGGCAAGGAGGAGGTGCGCAAGGGGCGGGAGATGCACTGGATCCGGATTGACCGCTACTTCACCCCCGAGGGGGTCCTGCACCAGCCCGTCATGTGCCAGCACTGCGAGAAGGCCCCCTGCGAGGCGGTCTGCCCCGTGGCGGCCACGGAGCACTCCGACGAAGGCCTGAACCTCATGGTCTACAACCGCTGCGTGGGCACCAAGTACTGCTCGGCCAACTGCCCCTACAAGGCCCGGCGCTTCAACTTCTTCCCCTACGCCGAGGCCTTCGTGGGCAAGGGGGACCCGAGGAAGGCCAAGGAGAGCCCCCTCGCCCTCCTCATGAACCCTGAGGTCACGGTGCGCAGCCGCGGGGTGATGGAGAAGTGCACCTACTGCGTGCAGCGCATTGAGCTGTCCCGGGCCCAGGCGGCCCAGGAGGGAAGGAAGCTCCGCACCGGGGAGGTGCGGACCGCCTGCCAGGAGGTCTGCCCCGGGCGGGCCATCCACTTCGGGGACCTCCTGGACCCCGAGGACCCCATCCAGGCCCACCGCCGGGAGGGCCGGCACTACACCCTCCTGGAGGAGGCCAACACCTGGCCCCGCACCACCTACCTGGCCCACCTGAAAAACCCCCACCCCAGGCTGGCCAAGGAGGCGAAGGAGGTAAAGGAGGAAGGCCATGGCTAA